One segment of Marvinbryantia formatexigens DSM 14469 DNA contains the following:
- a CDS encoding glycoside hydrolase family 2 TIM barrel-domain containing protein: MFDYTKLANPEFFKENVLPAHSDHICYPGEEWLERGENPFRQSLNGLWKFSYARNFSELVRGFERTETDCRGWADIRVPAHIQMEGYDAPAYVNVQYPWDGHEQIRAGEIPERFNPIASYVKYFTVPETMKDKPLFISFQGVESGMILWLNGHYVGYSEDSFSPSDFELTPYVQEGENKLAVQVVKWTGGSWAEDQDFFRFSGIFRDVYLYTCPEVHIADLKIRTLLDDTYTKGELTVDVCGCGSGSVRAVLRESVMEEYRLPELLESGNLLSRCSSVFAESEFSLIDGEGHLRLPVQDFKLWSAEEPNLYELLLTVFDERGNVTEVICEEVGFRKFEMKDGLMCLNGKRIVFKGVNRHEFSSRAGRVPQNDEILQDVITMKRHNINAIRTSHYPNDSRLYRLCDRLGIYMIDENNMESHGSWEPIERGAGEMDMAVPGDAPQWREIMLDRVNSIYQRDKNHPAILIWSCGNESFGGYNIKQMADRFHELDDTRLVHYEGVFHDRRYNESSDMESQMYPSVESIKAFLAQDGSKPFICCEYTHAMGNSCGAMHKYTELTDTEPLYQGGFIWDYVDQSLYKKDRYGREFQAYGGDFGERPTDYNFSGNGIVYGGDRSPSPKMQEVKYNYQNITAEVFKDHVRICNKNLFVNTDAFACNVTLAKDGRVTGRASLKTEVAPLSQEEYELPLTVPELPGEYAVTVSFTLKADTLWAKAGHEVAFGQGIFRVDGRAAGIAFAGSAYGAGTARAPRRPEVIRGTLNIGVRGEEFEALFSYLNGGLVSYRWGGVEMIEAIPKPNFWRAPTDNDEGCNMPARYAQWKIASMYLSHKDFETNAWAEPLVEEHEHCVTVTYTYHLPTRPAASCQVAYTVYGDGTVETELSYDTVEELGDMPEFGMMMKINADYDCLEWYGMGPEETYADRCRGAKLGIYHNKVSDNLARYLVPQECGNKTGVRWARVTDRRGRGLLFTGDSMSFSALPWTPHELENARHAYELPPVHYTVIRAAKQQMGIGGDDSWGARPHREYLIDTGEKLTFKFCFKGI; this comes from the coding sequence ATGTTCGATTATACAAAACTTGCGAATCCGGAATTTTTTAAGGAAAATGTGCTTCCTGCACATTCGGACCATATCTGCTATCCGGGGGAGGAATGGCTGGAGCGCGGGGAAAATCCGTTCCGGCAATCTCTGAACGGTCTGTGGAAATTTTCCTATGCGCGCAATTTCAGCGAGTTGGTACGCGGCTTTGAGAGAACGGAGACGGACTGCCGGGGATGGGCGGATATCCGCGTTCCGGCGCATATCCAGATGGAGGGCTACGACGCTCCGGCATATGTGAATGTGCAGTACCCGTGGGACGGGCATGAGCAAATCCGGGCAGGGGAGATCCCTGAGCGCTTTAATCCCATCGCAAGCTACGTGAAATACTTTACTGTGCCGGAGACGATGAAGGATAAGCCGCTGTTTATTTCCTTCCAGGGTGTTGAGAGCGGAATGATTCTCTGGCTGAACGGTCACTATGTCGGCTACAGTGAGGACAGCTTTTCTCCCTCGGACTTTGAGCTGACTCCCTATGTGCAGGAGGGAGAAAACAAGCTTGCTGTGCAGGTGGTAAAATGGACAGGCGGAAGCTGGGCGGAGGACCAGGACTTTTTCCGTTTCTCCGGCATTTTTCGTGATGTGTATCTGTACACCTGTCCGGAGGTACATATTGCGGATTTGAAAATCCGCACATTGCTTGACGACACATATACAAAAGGAGAACTTACCGTGGATGTGTGCGGCTGCGGCAGCGGAAGCGTGCGTGCGGTTCTGCGCGAGAGCGTGATGGAAGAATATCGTCTGCCGGAGCTGCTGGAGAGCGGCAATCTGCTTTCACGCTGCAGCAGTGTTTTTGCAGAAAGTGAATTTTCACTTATTGACGGAGAAGGACATTTGCGTCTGCCCGTGCAGGATTTCAAACTCTGGAGCGCGGAGGAGCCGAACCTTTATGAGCTTTTGCTGACCGTGTTTGACGAGCGGGGAAATGTCACAGAAGTTATTTGTGAGGAGGTCGGCTTCCGGAAATTTGAGATGAAGGACGGATTGATGTGCCTGAATGGAAAACGGATTGTGTTTAAGGGCGTAAACCGTCATGAATTCAGCTCGCGGGCGGGGCGTGTGCCGCAGAATGATGAGATCCTGCAGGATGTTATTACCATGAAGCGCCATAATATTAATGCCATCCGAACCAGCCATTATCCGAATGATTCGCGGCTTTACCGTCTCTGTGACCGCCTTGGCATTTATATGATTGACGAAAACAATATGGAATCGCACGGCTCCTGGGAGCCGATTGAGCGCGGCGCCGGGGAAATGGACATGGCGGTGCCTGGTGATGCGCCGCAGTGGCGGGAAATCATGCTGGACCGTGTAAATTCCATCTATCAGCGTGATAAAAACCATCCGGCGATACTAATCTGGTCCTGCGGAAATGAGTCCTTTGGCGGATATAATATCAAACAGATGGCGGACCGCTTTCATGAGCTGGATGACACGCGTCTGGTGCATTATGAGGGCGTATTCCACGACCGCCGCTACAATGAATCCAGCGATATGGAGAGTCAGATGTATCCGTCGGTGGAGAGCATAAAGGCTTTTCTGGCGCAGGATGGCAGTAAGCCGTTTATCTGCTGCGAGTATACGCATGCGATGGGAAATTCCTGCGGCGCCATGCATAAATATACGGAGCTTACTGATACGGAGCCTCTTTACCAGGGCGGCTTTATCTGGGATTATGTGGACCAGTCACTTTATAAGAAGGACCGTTATGGACGGGAATTCCAGGCGTACGGCGGAGATTTCGGGGAGCGTCCGACCGATTATAATTTCAGCGGGAACGGGATCGTGTACGGAGGCGACCGCAGCCCGTCGCCGAAAATGCAGGAGGTAAAGTATAATTATCAGAACATTACGGCGGAGGTTTTCAAAGACCACGTGCGTATCTGCAACAAAAACCTGTTTGTGAATACGGACGCCTTTGCCTGCAATGTCACACTTGCAAAAGATGGCAGAGTGACCGGGCGCGCATCACTGAAAACAGAAGTTGCACCGCTGTCACAAGAAGAATATGAGCTGCCGCTGACTGTGCCGGAGCTTCCGGGAGAATATGCGGTTACAGTTTCCTTTACACTGAAGGCGGATACGCTCTGGGCGAAGGCGGGGCATGAGGTCGCTTTCGGGCAGGGAATCTTCCGGGTGGATGGACGGGCGGCAGGTATAGCATTTGCGGGAAGTGCGTACGGAGCAGGTACGGCGCGCGCTCCAAGGCGTCCAGAGGTAATACGAGGTACTTTGAATATCGGTGTGCGCGGGGAAGAATTTGAGGCGCTGTTTTCTTATCTGAACGGCGGACTGGTGTCCTACCGCTGGGGCGGCGTGGAAATGATAGAGGCGATTCCGAAACCGAACTTCTGGCGTGCGCCGACGGATAATGATGAGGGCTGTAATATGCCTGCCCGTTATGCGCAGTGGAAAATTGCAAGCATGTATCTGTCACACAAAGATTTTGAGACAAATGCCTGGGCGGAGCCTCTGGTGGAAGAACATGAACATTGTGTGACGGTTACTTATACTTATCATCTGCCGACCAGACCGGCGGCATCCTGCCAGGTGGCATACACAGTGTACGGAGACGGCACGGTTGAGACAGAGCTTTCCTACGATACGGTAGAGGAGCTGGGCGATATGCCGGAATTTGGAATGATGATGAAAATCAATGCCGATTATGATTGTCTGGAATGGTACGGCATGGGACCGGAGGAAACTTATGCGGACCGCTGTCGCGGTGCAAAACTCGGCATTTACCACAATAAAGTGTCCGATAATCTTGCGCGTTATCTGGTTCCGCAGGAGTGCGGCAACAAAACAGGCGTGCGCTGGGCGCGCGTGACAGACCGCCGCGGCAGAGGGCTGCTCTTTACCGGCGATTCTATGAGCTTTTCGGCGCTTCCGTGGACGCCGCATGAGCTGGAAAATGCCCGCCATGCATATGAGCTGCCGCCGGTGCACTATACGGTTATCCGCGCGGCGAAGCAGCAGATGGGAATTGGCGGCGATGACAGCTGGGGAGCCCGTCCGCACAGGGAATATCTGATAGACACCGGAGAAAAGCTCACCTTTAAATTCTGCTTTAAAGGGATATGA
- a CDS encoding DUF4981 domain-containing protein — protein MQITDIDIRVWAEKEGEMGNLEVTMRCSAPGKGFVCAQLLSEEDQEEDRIFPVPVEEEIAFCMQVSPVRLWDTERAYLYKLALELRDEQMRLLGCTVKKLAFQRTEKEQGELWLNEREIRLRPWCCCEEELREELELSGEMQTGFCENTIADNLEKRLRCWLAAIRRGRYNALFVAWENTKSGLRRMLAELCPEYGLYYDEETECGSKAEMVQETQAGVFPDAAFSADSERAGVAAPVSGFELNVTQEGVLLENHCLFVNASEYELRYALLHNGETVCDGSLCADVPPGSGRYIELPFAALHEAGEYVYRVSLHLKQDTPWAARGYEIAAGESLISNLFSA, from the coding sequence ATGCAGATAACAGATATAGACATCCGTGTATGGGCAGAAAAAGAGGGAGAAATGGGAAATCTGGAGGTGACAATGCGCTGCAGCGCGCCTGGAAAAGGGTTTGTATGCGCACAGCTGCTCTCGGAGGAGGACCAGGAGGAGGACCGCATTTTTCCGGTGCCGGTGGAGGAAGAAATTGCCTTCTGTATGCAGGTGTCGCCGGTGCGTCTGTGGGATACGGAACGCGCTTATCTGTATAAGCTGGCACTTGAGCTGCGCGATGAACAGATGCGTCTGCTTGGCTGTACCGTAAAAAAGCTTGCGTTTCAGAGAACGGAAAAGGAGCAGGGGGAGCTCTGGCTGAATGAACGGGAGATCCGGCTGCGCCCCTGGTGCTGCTGTGAGGAAGAGCTCCGGGAAGAACTGGAGCTGTCCGGAGAAATGCAGACGGGGTTCTGTGAAAATACAATAGCCGATAATCTGGAGAAGCGGCTGCGCTGCTGGCTTGCCGCTATCAGGAGAGGGCGTTACAATGCGCTTTTTGTTGCATGGGAAAACACAAAAAGCGGGCTGCGCAGGATGCTCGCGGAGCTGTGCCCGGAATACGGGCTGTACTATGACGAAGAGACGGAATGCGGCAGTAAGGCGGAAATGGTGCAGGAAACGCAGGCGGGGGTTTTTCCGGACGCGGCATTTTCTGCTGACAGCGAGCGCGCAGGAGTGGCTGCACCGGTTTCTGGTTTCGAGCTGAATGTCACGCAGGAGGGCGTTCTTCTGGAAAATCACTGTTTGTTTGTAAATGCATCAGAATATGAGCTGCGTTATGCTCTCCTTCATAATGGAGAAACAGTCTGCGATGGAAGTCTGTGTGCGGATGTGCCGCCGGGAAGCGGACGCTATATCGAGCTTCCGTTCGCTGCCCTGCATGAAGCGGGAGAGTATGTTTATCGTGTTTCGCTGCATCTGAAACAGGACACTCCGTGGGCGGCGCGCGGCTATGAAATTGCGGCGGGGGAGAGCCTGATTTCGAATTTGTTTTCCGCGTAA
- the rplT gene encoding 50S ribosomal protein L20: MARVKGGMNAKKKHNRTLKLAKGYRGARSKQYKIAKQSVMRALASSYAGRKQKKRQFRQLWIARINAAARLNGLSYSKMMHGLKVAGVDINRKILADMAINDAEGFATLAELAKSKIA, encoded by the coding sequence ATGGCAAGAGTAAAAGGCGGCATGAACGCAAAGAAGAAACATAACAGAACCCTCAAACTGGCAAAAGGTTACAGAGGTGCCCGTTCCAAACAGTATAAGATTGCAAAACAGTCTGTAATGCGTGCTCTGGCGAGCTCTTACGCAGGCAGAAAGCAGAAAAAGCGTCAGTTCAGACAGCTCTGGATTGCACGTATCAATGCGGCTGCAAGACTGAATGGTCTGTCCTACAGCAAGATGATGCATGGTCTGAAGGTTGCAGGCGTTGACATCAACAGAAAGATTCTGGCTGATATGGCTATCAACGATGCGGAAGGCTTCGCTACGCTGGCAGAGCTTGCAAAAAGCAAAATTGCATAA
- the rpmI gene encoding 50S ribosomal protein L35, whose protein sequence is MPKMKTSRAAAKRFKMTGTGKLKRSKAYKSHILTKKSTKRKRNLRKPAITDATNFKNMKKILPYL, encoded by the coding sequence ATGCCGAAAATGAAGACAAGCAGAGCAGCTGCAAAACGTTTCAAAATGACAGGTACAGGAAAATTAAAAAGAAGCAAAGCTTATAAGAGCCATATCTTAACAAAGAAATCTACCAAGAGAAAGAGAAATCTCAGAAAACCAGCTATTACGGATGCTACAAACTTCAAGAACATGAAGAAGATCTTACCGTATTTATAA
- the infC gene encoding translation initiation factor IF-3: MINEQIRDKEIRLIGEHGEQLGIMSAKDAMKLAREAELDLVKVAPMAKPPVCKIIDYGKYRYEMARKEKEAKKKQKTIEIKEVRLSPNIDANDLNTKIGAARKFLSKGNKVKVTLRFRGREMAHMQSSKHILDDFAKELEDIASVDKAAKVEGRSLTMILTEKR, translated from the coding sequence ATGATTAACGAACAAATCAGAGACAAGGAAATCCGTCTGATTGGGGAGCATGGAGAACAGCTTGGCATTATGTCTGCAAAGGACGCCATGAAGCTGGCGCGGGAGGCAGAGCTGGACCTGGTAAAGGTCGCGCCGATGGCAAAACCGCCTGTCTGCAAGATTATTGATTACGGTAAATACCGTTATGAAATGGCAAGAAAAGAAAAAGAAGCCAAAAAGAAGCAAAAAACCATCGAGATTAAGGAAGTTCGTTTGTCGCCGAATATTGATGCGAATGATCTGAATACAAAGATTGGGGCAGCCAGAAAGTTTCTGTCCAAAGGAAACAAGGTGAAGGTAACGCTTCGTTTCCGCGGCCGTGAGATGGCTCATATGCAGAGCAGCAAACATATTCTCGACGATTTTGCAAAGGAATTGGAGGATATCGCGTCCGTAGACAAGGCAGCAAAGGTGGAAGGCCGCAGCCTTACAATGATTTTAACTGAAAAACGTTAA